The Litorilinea aerophila DNA segment AGGAAGCGGCCGGAGCAACTAGCCAGCTTTGCGCGGTCGCCCCGCACGCCGTTCAGGAAGTGTTATTCGGTTCTCAAGGATCAGAGGTGCCGTTTTGTCGATTGTTACCGAGACATATCAGCGTCCTATTTGACTTTTCTGCAGAGGAGTCATCTTTGCACTTTATTTTCAGCCACAGATAACACGGATTACACAGACAACGCCCCATGCGGCGGCGTCCCTGCACCTGTCCGGATTGGGTGCAACACGTGGGTAGGGCGGGTCTCTGGCCCGCCGTGGGTGGCTGGTTCGACAGCGGGCGGGCACGGCGGCCCGCCCCTACGGGAATGGGCGCCCTTCCGGGCACCACCGTGCGGCCGGAGACCGCACCTACGACAAGAGCCGCCATCCGCACAGATCGGACGCCACGGATATAAGGATCACCACCGCCACGCGGAGTCGGCATCTGAGGATGCCGACCCAGTCGCTGCGCAGCCGTCGCCGTCCCTTCACCCACCTGGATCTGGCACCCTCGGGCGGCTGGGAGCCGCCCCTACCGCACAGCCAAAAGTAAAAAAACGAATCGGGTGGCCCTCAGTATGGCCCAAAGGGCGCCGGCGGTCAACGCTGGACCAGGGGCAAGAAGAGCTGGCCGCCGGTGAGCCGAAGCGCCATCTCCACCCATGGCCCTGTCCGCCCCAACCGGTCGATCCCCCGGGCCCGTACCCAAACCGGCTCGTCGGGTGCCAGCGGCAGGGCCGTGGAGCCACTGGCCGGCCAGGCGCCGCCCACCGCCTGCCATTCCCCGCTGCCCCGACGGGATGCCAGCTCCACCCGCTCCACGCCGGCGGCATCGTCACTGGCCGACCAGTGGATGGCCACGCTCCCGGATGGCGCGCCCGACGGAGCAAGCGCCTGCCAGAGAAGGACAACAGGCGGCGCCAGATCCAGGGCCGCCGTGATAGAGTGGGTCAGGCTGACGTTGCCGGCCTGGTCCTGTCCCCAGTAGGTCAGCCGGTGGACGCCGGCCGACTCCAGGCGGACCGGGCCGGTGTACAGCTGCTCTCCGGCGCCGTCCACCCCATACCAGATTCCCGCCAGGCCGCTGACGCTGTCCTCGCCCTGCAAAGTCACCGTCACCGCCCCAGTGTACCACCCGTTCATCTGGGGGCCGGTCAGGATGGCCGTCACCGTGGGCGGGGTGGTGTCCACTCCCAGGGTGAAGACCCGGCTGAGGGCCACGTTGCCGCTGTGGTCCGTGGCCCGGAACTGGATCCGGTGCAGGCCGTCGGGCAGGGGTGGCAGGGAGGCAGCGATGTGCTGGGGAGCCCACGGGTTCTCCGGGAAGGAAAAGCTGGCCGTCCTCGTTCCCGACAGGCCCGGCCCTTCCAGCACGAGTTCGCCGGTAGCCAATCCACTGACCCCATCGGTGACCGGGAGGGTGACGGAAAGGGCCACGCTTTCCCGTTGCCAGCCCTGGGGCGAAAAATCTGCGCCAAATTCGGGCGAGGTCTCATCCTGGATGGTGACCTGCCCGCTGGCCGGCCGGCTGGGGTTGCCCGCCTCGTCGAAGGCGATGGCCTGGATGGCCGTGGGACCGGCACCACCGTAGGCGGGCCAGCTCACCGTGGCGTGGGGCGCTGCCGGGACGGGCGGCAACTGCCAGACCTCCACCCGATCCAGGGCCAGGTCCACCTCCCCCGGCCAGGCCACCCGAAACTCCAGCCCCCGGGGCGGTGTGAAGAGGTAGAAGTCCACGGCTACGGGGCTGTAGACGCCGCCGGAGATGAAATCGCTGGGCCAGACATCCCGCAGCCCCAGGATCTGGTTACCCAGGTCATCCACCACATCCAGGCGGGCAACCCGCCGGGCTGGCGTCAGGGTGCCCGTCATGGCGCCGGTCATGGTGAACGTCGTGGTGGTAAGCGTCGTTGTGGCGGGTGGCGTGGCCCGCAGCCAGAACAGGGCGCGGTAGGAGCGGCCAGCCGGTAGGCGGGTGGTGTACGGGCCGTACCAGACGCCGGCCTGATCCACCCCTGCGCGGGCCTGGAGGGCCTGTCCGTTGGCCGCGGCTGTGTCGCTCACCACCTGGCCACTGCCTGGCGTTTGGTAGAGGGACTCCCCCTCCCACACCCAATTGCGGCTGAGGCCGAGCCATCCCGTCGAGCGGGCATCCCCGGGGCGGGTAACCGAAATGGGGATGACGGATCCGGTGACCACAGCCGGCAGGGAGAGGGCGGGCGTGGCCGGCGGCGTAGCGTCGAAGGCCACCACGACCTGGTCCATCTGCGTGTCGGCCACCCGCAGGGTAGCGGTGTAGGTGACAGCGGCAGGGGCCGGATCCGGCCGCCAGAGGCCACCGTCCGGGCTGATGGGGTAGGTGACGCTGATGCCGCCAGGCATCTGGATGGCCAGGGTGGCAGTCACGCCGTGGGGCAAGAGGGGCCGCCAGCGCACGGCCGGGCCGGGTAGGACCGCTGCCGGCCCCAGGTCCAGCAGCGCGCCCAGGGGACGGCCAGGGTCAGTCGCGTCCTGGAGGTAGACGCCGGTGTAGTAGTGACCCAGGATCTGGCGGTAGTTGTGGCCGGCCTGGGCGCGGCGGAAGGCGCCCCACTGGCTCAGGCCGTAGCCGTGCCCCCAACGCGCCTGCCCCAGGGCGAAAAGGTCGGGCACGGCCTGGAGGTAGCTCACGTTGGGATTGGTGCGGGTCGGATGGCCATTCTCCGCGCTGTACATGGCCACGATGGGCCAGCCGAAGGGATCATCCCGGGCGCTCAGGTACTGGCCTGCGGTGGCTGCCACCGCGGCATCGGTGCTGGGATAGCGTTGGTCGCACATCATCTGGAAGTTGGCCCAGTCGGTGACGTCGTAATCGGGCCGGCCCACCAGGATCTGGCGCCAGGCGTAGGTGCGGGCGGCCACGGCCTGGGCGGCCAGCGCGTCGAAGGGCCAGCTGGCCGGCACCTCGGCAGGCACGGCCCGGGCCACATACTCTTCGAAGGGGATGACATCCACCTGCCAGGCGGGCACATCCCGGCAGCCGTTGCTGGGGTGGTGGGCCACCCGGATGGTGGCGGGGTACGGGGGGACGTGGTCGGCGCTAACCAGGTCCCAGGCCAGCTCAGCCTGGGAGAACGGGTGGACGGCATCGGCCTGAGCCAGGGACGTCAGCTGCCCCGTGGCCGGGTCGTACGCCACGACGCCGCTGGCAGCCGCCACCTGCAGGGAGCCGTCTGCCTGCCACTCGGGCGAAAAGCCCGGGATGACCGTGATGAGCTGGGCTGCGTCCACGTCCACCAGGTAGACCCGGGCCTGGGCGGCCGTCTGGGTGCCCAGGGGCGCGACGGCCACAGCCACCAGACGTCCATCCGGGCGCCACTGCAGGGGGCCCAGGTGGGCGTGGGCCTCGTCCAGGAGCACCACTCCGTCCACGGCCAGGTAGGCATGGCGGGGATCCGTGCCTGTCTCCACCTGGGGGGCCGGCGGGGTGGAGGCCGCGGCCACCCGGGCCATCCCTGTCAACAGCAACAGCACCAGCCCGACACCCACGGCCGCCACCAGCGCCACGGCCTGCAACGCCACCCCCCTGGCCGCCCGGTTACAGCCCCACCGTCGATTCACCATCACCATGCGCACCTCTTCCCGTGGGCCTACGCCCGCGACGCTCACACTTGAGCCCCTTTTTTCTGTGGGGCCACTCTATAGTACACTGTTAGCGAGATAACTGATTTCAACCACCCATTGGTTTCCCCCATTCAACCACACCTGTGACAGCCTGACATCCGCTTTATGACAGAGTTGCTCTGCGCAACAGTGGTAAAGTGGTAAATACGATGAGGACAAATACGAGGACAAATACGATGAGTACAAAGGAGAATCCCATGACCACACGCCTGAAATCACTCACCTGCGTTGGACTCATCCTGGTCCTCTGGCTGCTGGCGGCCTGTGCGCCGGTTCCCGGGGCGGCCCCTACGACCAGCGAATCGGGCGAGGGGGCCGCTGTCCGGGAGCTCCACGTGCTCAACTGGCAGGGGTACGGCTCGGACGAGCCGTGGGCCATCGAGCAGTTTGAACAGGCCCACAACGCCCGGGTCATCCACGACTATTTTAATTCCGAGGATGAACTGCTGACCAAGCTGCGCACCAGCCCCGGCAAGTACGACGTGGTCCTGCCCAACATCGCCTACATCCCGCCCGCCATTCAGGACGGGCTCCTGCAGCCCATCGACGTCAGCCGGCTGGCGGTCTGGTCCAAATTGCCGGAGCGCTTCCAGACCTTGCCGGAGATCGTCCACGAGGGCGAAGTCTACGGCGTTCCGTGGGCCTGGGGTGCCACTTCCCTGGTCTACAACACGGAACTTTACCCCGAAGGCTTCGACTCCTTGAACGTCCTGTGGGATCCGGCCTATGCGGGGCAGGTGGGCTTCGAGGACAACTATGAAGACGCGGTGATCTTCGCGGCCCTGGCGCTGGGCCTGGAGAATCCCAGCCAGCCAGAGGACCTGGACGCGGTGCGGGCCAAGCTGGAAGCCCTCATGCCCAACGTGCGGGCCTTCTGGCAGTCGGAGGATGAGTTCAACCGCCTCTTCAGCAGCGGCGAGATCTCCCTGGGCGTCTACTGGAGCGGCTCCACCTCCCGGGCCCAGACGGTCTTTGGCCTGCCCATCGCCTTTGTGATCCCCCAGGAAGGGGCCATCGGCTGGATCGACGCCTGGTCCATCCCTGCGGACGCGCCCAACCCGGAGCTGGCCTACGCCTGGATCGACTTCATGAGCAGCCCGGAGTTCTACGTAGAGTGGGACCGGGTGGCGGGCGCGCCGGTGCCGGCCAACCCCGAGAGCCTGGCCCAGATGCCCGAGGACTCCTTCACCAACACCGTCTTCGGCGATCCGTCGGTGGTGGAGAAACTGGCCTTCATCACCTACACGCCGCCGGAGGTCCGGGAGCAGTGGATCGAGCTGTGGCAAGAGGTGAAGGCCGGCGCCAAGTAAGCGCCGTCCAGCCTAAACCCAATCACAGGGCAAGTCATCTGGCATGAGAAAAGCGCCTTCCCGGTGGAGTCTGGTGGCCCTCCTGGGGCCAGCCTACCTGTGGCTGGCCCTCTTCGGTTTCCTGCCCCTGCTCATCATGCTCTACTTCAGCTTCCTGAGCGATGTGCCCTTGGGCAACCGGACCGTCCACCTGACCCTGGAGAACTACGCCCGCTTCTTCTCCCGGGGCTTTTACAGCCGCCTCACCCTGGATTCCCTGGTGATGGGCGCGTACACCACCCTGGGCTGCCTGCTCCTGGGCTATCCCCTGGCCTATGCCCTGGCCCGATACGTGCAGGGACGCTGGCAGACGGCCCTCTTCCTGCTGATCATCGTGCCCTTCTGGAGCAACTCCCTGATCCGGCTCTATTCGTGGATCATTGTCTTGGGCAAAGGCGGGATTGTGAGCGCCCTGTTGAGCCGGTTGGGCATTCCCCTGGAGGATGGGCTGCTCTTCACTTACCCCGCCATCATCATCGGGTTGGTCCACGCCTACCTGCCCTACATGGTGCTGACCATCTACGTTGCGCTGGATCGCATCGACACCTCCCTGCTGGAGGCGGCGGCCAGCCTGGGGGCCCGGCCCTGGCGGACGTTCCTCCGGGTGATCTGGCCGTTGAGCCTGCCGGGCGTGCTGGCCGGCGTGATCCTGGTCTTCATCCCGGCCATCGGCTCCTTTGTGGAGCCCCGGCTGTTGGGC contains these protein-coding regions:
- a CDS encoding OmpL47-type beta-barrel domain-containing protein, giving the protein MSVAGVGPREEVRMVMVNRRWGCNRAARGVALQAVALVAAVGVGLVLLLLTGMARVAAASTPPAPQVETGTDPRHAYLAVDGVVLLDEAHAHLGPLQWRPDGRLVAVAVAPLGTQTAAQARVYLVDVDAAQLITVIPGFSPEWQADGSLQVAAASGVVAYDPATGQLTSLAQADAVHPFSQAELAWDLVSADHVPPYPATIRVAHHPSNGCRDVPAWQVDVIPFEEYVARAVPAEVPASWPFDALAAQAVAARTYAWRQILVGRPDYDVTDWANFQMMCDQRYPSTDAAVAATAGQYLSARDDPFGWPIVAMYSAENGHPTRTNPNVSYLQAVPDLFALGQARWGHGYGLSQWGAFRRAQAGHNYRQILGHYYTGVYLQDATDPGRPLGALLDLGPAAVLPGPAVRWRPLLPHGVTATLAIQMPGGISVTYPISPDGGLWRPDPAPAAVTYTATLRVADTQMDQVVVAFDATPPATPALSLPAVVTGSVIPISVTRPGDARSTGWLGLSRNWVWEGESLYQTPGSGQVVSDTAAANGQALQARAGVDQAGVWYGPYTTRLPAGRSYRALFWLRATPPATTTLTTTTFTMTGAMTGTLTPARRVARLDVVDDLGNQILGLRDVWPSDFISGGVYSPVAVDFYLFTPPRGLEFRVAWPGEVDLALDRVEVWQLPPVPAAPHATVSWPAYGGAGPTAIQAIAFDEAGNPSRPASGQVTIQDETSPEFGADFSPQGWQRESVALSVTLPVTDGVSGLATGELVLEGPGLSGTRTASFSFPENPWAPQHIAASLPPLPDGLHRIQFRATDHSGNVALSRVFTLGVDTTPPTVTAILTGPQMNGWYTGAVTVTLQGEDSVSGLAGIWYGVDGAGEQLYTGPVRLESAGVHRLTYWGQDQAGNVSLTHSITAALDLAPPVVLLWQALAPSGAPSGSVAIHWSASDDAAGVERVELASRRGSGEWQAVGGAWPASGSTALPLAPDEPVWVRARGIDRLGRTGPWVEMALRLTGGQLFLPLVQR
- a CDS encoding ABC transporter substrate-binding protein, with product MTTRLKSLTCVGLILVLWLLAACAPVPGAAPTTSESGEGAAVRELHVLNWQGYGSDEPWAIEQFEQAHNARVIHDYFNSEDELLTKLRTSPGKYDVVLPNIAYIPPAIQDGLLQPIDVSRLAVWSKLPERFQTLPEIVHEGEVYGVPWAWGATSLVYNTELYPEGFDSLNVLWDPAYAGQVGFEDNYEDAVIFAALALGLENPSQPEDLDAVRAKLEALMPNVRAFWQSEDEFNRLFSSGEISLGVYWSGSTSRAQTVFGLPIAFVIPQEGAIGWIDAWSIPADAPNPELAYAWIDFMSSPEFYVEWDRVAGAPVPANPESLAQMPEDSFTNTVFGDPSVVEKLAFITYTPPEVREQWIELWQEVKAGAK
- a CDS encoding ABC transporter permease, with product MRKAPSRWSLVALLGPAYLWLALFGFLPLLIMLYFSFLSDVPLGNRTVHLTLENYARFFSRGFYSRLTLDSLVMGAYTTLGCLLLGYPLAYALARYVQGRWQTALFLLIIVPFWSNSLIRLYSWIIVLGKGGIVSALLSRLGIPLEDGLLFTYPAIIIGLVHAYLPYMVLTIYVALDRIDTSLLEAAASLGARPWRTFLRVIWPLSLPGVLAGVILVFIPAIGSFVEPRLLGGPAGTMLGTIIEDQFVQVFNWPLGAALSFILLLIVILIMALSARLLGLATWDRGQEAGHG